The Marinobacter subterrani genome has a segment encoding these proteins:
- a CDS encoding alginate export family protein yields MFKNQRLNSPVLWVLTSQLIIPSALAAPLSSGPNYELNGDLEIAAGVFSSDKNYLYDTDRGGAFWQEGYIKFGVSGHYNLTQAATTYGAVNVLSSGTWGDGDAGGFTSGDEGRTDLEDAYIGFRSGNLLPALGTDGLDVSVGRQNFAIGDGFLINGDSLNLGDSLNGGGLDFDRGGAYWLAARKAFDQTAIARIGGDSGLRSDVFWLQSDNNAQADTELAGINLEYVAPYGTFGFMHIKGLDVADNYAQALGLTNRDGQKTTSLRYQGNAGTEQLFLSGEIVTQDQGDASRPDAEAWYLEAGWSFSEATWTPEVSARFSQFDEGFDPLFFGFNRGYGTWFQGEVAANYAGPFNTDTDVLHLGVKAYPTSKLAVGALFFDFSDTNQSTGKLDSQEIDLYAEWAVRENLFVSPVIGFYKPENSAANGGTQYQDNDLNTYAQIIAVIGF; encoded by the coding sequence ATGTTTAAGAACCAGCGACTGAACAGCCCCGTTTTGTGGGTTTTAACTTCCCAACTGATCATCCCGTCCGCATTGGCGGCGCCCCTCTCCAGTGGCCCGAACTACGAGCTGAACGGTGACCTCGAAATAGCGGCAGGCGTCTTCAGCAGCGACAAGAACTATCTGTATGACACAGACCGGGGCGGCGCCTTCTGGCAAGAGGGGTATATCAAGTTCGGCGTGTCAGGCCATTATAACCTGACGCAGGCGGCAACCACCTATGGCGCCGTCAATGTCCTCTCCTCGGGCACCTGGGGCGACGGCGATGCCGGCGGCTTCACCTCCGGTGATGAGGGACGGACCGATCTCGAGGATGCCTACATCGGCTTCCGTTCCGGCAACCTTCTGCCCGCGCTCGGTACTGACGGACTGGACGTATCCGTCGGTCGACAGAATTTCGCGATTGGTGACGGGTTCCTGATCAACGGTGACTCTCTCAATCTCGGCGACAGTCTCAACGGCGGCGGGCTCGACTTTGATCGCGGTGGCGCCTACTGGCTGGCCGCAAGGAAGGCGTTTGACCAGACCGCCATTGCGCGCATTGGTGGCGACTCAGGCCTGCGCTCTGACGTGTTCTGGCTGCAATCAGACAACAATGCCCAGGCCGATACCGAACTGGCGGGGATCAACCTAGAATACGTTGCTCCCTATGGCACCTTCGGATTCATGCATATCAAGGGGCTGGATGTTGCCGACAACTACGCGCAGGCGCTGGGTCTCACCAACCGGGATGGCCAGAAAACCACCAGCCTCCGGTATCAGGGTAACGCCGGCACAGAACAGTTGTTTCTTTCTGGTGAAATCGTCACCCAGGACCAGGGCGATGCCAGCCGGCCGGATGCCGAGGCATGGTACCTGGAAGCCGGGTGGAGTTTTTCAGAAGCGACATGGACTCCTGAGGTCAGCGCCCGATTCTCTCAGTTTGACGAGGGCTTTGATCCACTCTTTTTCGGGTTCAACCGAGGTTACGGCACCTGGTTCCAGGGCGAAGTCGCCGCTAATTATGCCGGCCCCTTCAACACGGACACCGATGTACTTCACTTGGGTGTAAAAGCTTACCCGACATCTAAACTGGCCGTAGGTGCGCTGTTCTTTGACTTCAGTGATACCAATCAGAGCACGGGTAAGCTGGACAGTCAGGAAATCGACCTTTATGCCGAATGGGCAGTTCGCGAAAACCTGTTCGTCAGCCCGGTGATTGGTTTCTACAAACCTGAAAACAGTGCCGCTAATGGCGGAACCCAGTATCAGGATAACGACCTGAACACCTATGCCCAAATTATTGCCGTCATCGGTTTCTGA
- a CDS encoding aldehyde dehydrogenase family protein has product MQKYQNFVNGKFAELVESYEIFNPANGDLLGLAPISTEDEVEQAVRAARDAQPAWARRSDKERAEITSSIAKVLEENSEYLAGLITREQGKPLSGPGSRFEMQACVGWTQVPASLELAPEVVYEDAERKDTLYRVPLGVVAAIAPWNWPLMIAIWQIIPAIRMGNTVVLKPSEYTPIATLEMVRLINQVLPPGVLNTVTGDGRIGSKLTSHPDIDKIMFTGSEATGRRIIEASARNLAPITLELGGNDAAIILPGTNAGAIAEGLFWGAFLNMGQTCACIKRLYVHDDDYEAVMSSLGDIASQMTIGDGTDESVLIGPLQNQMQYDKVRELIADARANQCDVREFGQTPAKGYFLPVTLVGNINDGQRLVDEEQFGPALPIVRYRDVDEAVVSANRLPAALGASVWANDPAIAAETAGRLEAGTIWINQHGAIHPMVPFGGNKASGYGCEFGLEGLKAVTQARVISVKK; this is encoded by the coding sequence ATGCAAAAATATCAAAACTTTGTGAATGGTAAGTTCGCTGAACTGGTTGAAAGCTATGAAATTTTCAATCCCGCCAACGGCGACTTGCTGGGGCTGGCGCCGATCAGCACCGAGGACGAGGTGGAGCAGGCAGTCCGCGCAGCCAGAGACGCTCAGCCTGCCTGGGCCCGGCGAAGTGACAAGGAACGCGCGGAGATAACCAGCAGCATCGCAAAAGTCCTGGAAGAGAACTCCGAATACCTTGCGGGGCTGATCACACGGGAACAGGGCAAGCCCTTGTCCGGGCCGGGCTCAAGATTCGAGATGCAGGCCTGCGTCGGATGGACACAAGTACCCGCCAGCCTGGAACTGGCCCCGGAGGTCGTCTACGAAGATGCCGAAAGAAAGGACACGCTGTACCGCGTCCCCCTGGGTGTCGTGGCAGCGATAGCGCCCTGGAACTGGCCGCTGATGATCGCCATCTGGCAAATCATACCGGCAATTCGGATGGGCAATACCGTGGTTCTCAAGCCCTCCGAGTACACACCTATCGCCACACTTGAGATGGTCAGGTTGATCAATCAGGTATTGCCGCCCGGCGTCCTCAACACCGTAACCGGAGACGGACGCATTGGGAGCAAACTGACCAGCCACCCTGACATCGACAAAATCATGTTTACCGGCAGCGAAGCCACGGGCCGTCGGATTATTGAGGCCTCGGCACGCAACCTGGCGCCAATCACGCTGGAACTAGGCGGCAATGATGCAGCAATTATTTTGCCCGGCACCAACGCTGGGGCCATCGCCGAAGGCCTTTTCTGGGGTGCTTTCCTCAACATGGGCCAGACCTGTGCGTGCATCAAGCGACTCTATGTCCACGACGATGACTACGAGGCGGTCATGTCATCACTCGGCGACATCGCCAGCCAGATGACCATCGGCGACGGAACCGATGAAAGTGTTCTTATCGGCCCCCTGCAGAACCAGATGCAGTACGACAAAGTCCGTGAACTGATTGCCGATGCCCGGGCAAACCAGTGCGACGTCAGAGAGTTCGGTCAAACACCGGCCAAAGGATATTTTTTACCCGTGACGCTGGTCGGCAACATCAACGACGGTCAGCGACTCGTTGATGAAGAACAATTCGGACCCGCCTTGCCGATTGTCCGCTATCGTGATGTTGACGAAGCTGTGGTTTCGGCCAACCGGCTCCCGGCAGCGCTCGGGGCTTCAGTCTGGGCCAATGATCCGGCCATTGCAGCGGAAACCGCCGGCCGTCTGGAAGCTGGCACCATCTGGATCAACCAGCACGGAGCCATCCACCCCATGGTGCCTTTCGGAGGCAACAAAGCTTCTGGTTATGGCTGCGAATTCGGGCTCGAAGGGCTCAAAGCCGTTACTCAGGCCCGTGTTATCAGCGTGAAAAAATAG
- a CDS encoding amine dehydrogenase large subunit has protein sequence MHSYRKLAIGLTLASGLISASAFAVLPEETVGKTELSPPGDHRSYMIDFEFNNMVSTRVVVLDPDSKTYLGMIPTGHAAPAVLSKDRDTVYTADIFFSRYTRGDRTDVLTAWDSTTLSPKWEVKIPTKRAFTLTERFALSTSADDRFVYIYNFTPSTSVTIVDTVKQEVVNELAIPGCILNYPVGDRRFASLCGDGSLQLITLNDAGKEVNRTSTDFFDPELERLVERATNVGSTYYFVTTDGEVLSADLSGKKPEILPRWSLTTEEQRVNGWAPGGWQLTAAAPALNRLYVLMHPDHKPHQWEDPSTIIWEFDLKTGKKLRTLESPNLIWSLSATSDKEPLLLGTNIEGGLEIFDLGSGQHTGTMPGVTKTPTLVLNH, from the coding sequence ATGCATTCATACAGGAAACTGGCCATTGGCCTGACGCTGGCCTCCGGCCTGATCAGCGCCTCGGCCTTCGCAGTATTGCCGGAGGAAACGGTCGGCAAAACCGAGCTGTCGCCCCCCGGCGATCATCGAAGCTATATGATCGATTTCGAATTCAACAACATGGTCTCCACCCGAGTGGTCGTGCTTGACCCGGATTCGAAAACCTATCTCGGAATGATACCGACCGGGCACGCAGCACCCGCGGTGTTGTCGAAGGATCGTGACACCGTGTACACGGCGGACATCTTTTTCAGTCGCTATACCCGTGGCGACCGTACTGATGTTCTGACCGCGTGGGACAGCACAACCCTGTCGCCAAAATGGGAAGTAAAGATCCCCACCAAACGAGCCTTTACTCTCACCGAACGCTTTGCGCTCAGCACAAGTGCCGACGACCGGTTCGTCTATATCTACAATTTCACGCCATCCACCTCGGTTACCATCGTCGATACAGTAAAACAGGAAGTTGTAAACGAGCTGGCTATCCCCGGATGCATTCTGAACTACCCCGTGGGAGATCGCCGGTTTGCGTCCCTCTGTGGCGACGGCTCGCTTCAGCTAATTACGCTGAACGATGCCGGGAAGGAGGTTAACCGCACTTCCACGGATTTTTTCGACCCAGAGCTGGAGCGACTGGTTGAGCGGGCAACAAACGTGGGCTCAACCTATTACTTTGTTACAACAGACGGCGAGGTGCTCTCAGCGGACCTTTCCGGGAAGAAACCCGAAATACTGCCTCGCTGGTCCCTGACCACAGAGGAACAGAGAGTCAACGGCTGGGCGCCCGGTGGTTGGCAGCTCACGGCGGCGGCACCGGCGCTGAACCGTCTGTACGTTTTGATGCACCCGGATCACAAGCCCCACCAGTGGGAAGACCCAAGCACCATCATCTGGGAGTTTGATCTCAAAACCGGCAAGAAACTGAGAACCCTGGAATCTCCCAACCTGATCTGGAGCCTCAGCGCGACATCCGATAAGGAGCCACTGCTGCTTGGAACCAACATCGAAGGCGGACTCGAGATTTTTGATCTGGGCTCGGGGCAACACACCGGAACCATGCCAGGGGTAACCAAGACACCGACTCTGGTTCTGAACCACTGA
- a CDS encoding MauE/DoxX family redox-associated membrane protein — translation MIDPIISTAAALALSVIFASAASNKLRKPNWFRRQVEEYQLAPSFLTPVIALGLPVVELLAAVGLLWTTSRSYAAAAALTLVAAYALAIGINLLRGRHDMDCGCSGPAMHQPLHPMLLLRNLFLGVLALGALLPVLERTLSLHDNFVMIAAGIVAVLLYAAADLWLANRSLLLKLSGDK, via the coding sequence ATGATTGATCCCATTATCAGCACCGCGGCAGCGCTGGCACTGAGTGTCATATTCGCCAGTGCTGCCAGTAACAAGCTCAGGAAGCCAAACTGGTTTCGGCGCCAGGTCGAGGAGTATCAGCTGGCACCGTCCTTCCTGACACCGGTCATTGCCCTGGGGTTACCGGTGGTCGAGCTACTGGCCGCCGTCGGTCTGCTCTGGACCACGAGCAGGTCGTACGCCGCCGCGGCCGCCCTGACTTTGGTTGCCGCATACGCACTGGCCATTGGCATCAACCTGCTTCGGGGCCGCCATGATATGGATTGCGGTTGCTCGGGCCCGGCCATGCACCAGCCGCTGCACCCCATGCTGCTGCTGCGCAACCTCTTTCTCGGCGTTCTTGCACTCGGCGCGCTGCTCCCAGTACTGGAGAGAACCTTATCCCTGCACGACAACTTCGTGATGATTGCCGCCGGCATCGTCGCAGTTCTGCTATACGCAGCTGCGGATCTCTGGCTGGCAAACCGATCCCTTTTGCTCAAATTGTCAGGAGACAAATAA
- the mauD gene encoding methylamine dehydrogenase accessory protein MauD: MQALIVSNVLLWLLLIATAVVILGLIRQIGVLHSRIAPAGALMMDKGVKVGQPAPQVTAADRLGKPVNIGYAGERSMLLFFLSPTCPICKSLIPAVKAIDRSSENLDVIYVSDGDPAAQEKLIADAGLENSRYVVSPEIGMTFQIGKLPYAALVDAKGVLKAKGLVNSREHLDSLFETEMMGSSTLQEYLKTQSESPRIHTPS; encoded by the coding sequence ATGCAAGCACTGATTGTTTCAAACGTACTACTCTGGCTTCTTCTGATCGCCACTGCCGTGGTGATTCTGGGGCTCATCCGTCAGATCGGAGTCTTGCATTCACGCATTGCGCCGGCCGGCGCACTGATGATGGACAAAGGTGTCAAGGTAGGTCAGCCGGCTCCTCAGGTAACAGCCGCCGATCGCCTGGGCAAACCCGTGAACATCGGCTATGCCGGCGAACGCTCCATGCTGCTGTTCTTCCTTTCACCCACCTGCCCTATTTGCAAATCACTGATTCCCGCCGTCAAGGCAATTGACCGTTCAAGCGAGAATCTTGATGTCATTTATGTCAGTGACGGCGACCCGGCCGCCCAGGAGAAGCTGATTGCCGATGCAGGGCTAGAGAACAGCCGCTATGTCGTTAGCCCGGAGATTGGCATGACCTTCCAGATCGGCAAGCTGCCCTACGCAGCGTTGGTCGATGCCAAGGGCGTCCTGAAAGCCAAAGGGCTGGTCAATTCCCGGGAACACCTCGACAGCCTCTTTGAAACCGAAATGATGGGCTCGTCGACACTTCAGGAGTATCTGAAGACGCAATCCGAATCCCCGCGCATCCACACCCCGTCCTGA
- a CDS encoding methylamine dehydrogenase light chain yields the protein MKFLDRFFERSSRHVANTTGRRHFIAKFGSLLAIGTAAPVLLPIDRTSKALAAEPAKAGDPGDPTSCDYWRYCSVDGFLCSCCGGSVTSCPPGAEASQVTWVGTCRNPADGIDYIISYNDCCGKHSCGQCACTRNDSEEPMYRPFNNNDINWCLGAESNVYNCTVAVIRGIAT from the coding sequence ATGAAATTTCTAGATCGCTTCTTTGAACGCTCGTCACGCCATGTGGCCAACACTACCGGCAGACGCCACTTCATCGCGAAATTCGGCTCGCTCCTGGCAATTGGCACCGCCGCCCCGGTGTTACTGCCCATCGACAGAACCAGCAAGGCCCTGGCGGCAGAGCCTGCAAAAGCTGGCGACCCCGGAGACCCGACAAGCTGTGATTACTGGCGCTACTGTTCAGTAGACGGCTTTCTGTGCAGCTGCTGCGGCGGATCAGTAACCAGCTGCCCGCCGGGCGCTGAAGCCTCCCAGGTGACCTGGGTGGGAACCTGTCGCAATCCTGCCGACGGCATCGATTACATTATTTCCTACAATGACTGTTGCGGTAAGCACAGTTGCGGCCAGTGCGCCTGCACGCGAAACGACAGCGAGGAGCCGATGTACCGCCCCTTCAATAACAATGACATCAACTGGTGCCTCGGGGCCGAGAGCAATGTTTACAACTGCACCGTTGCAGTCATTCGGGGTATCGCAACCTGA
- a CDS encoding crotonase/enoyl-CoA hydratase family protein, translating to MAELVGYELKDGIATIAISNGKANALSHEVFEALNQALDRAEQDKAVVILTGQPGIFSAGYDLKEMQKGPKEAVALVSTGSRLTRRLAAFPLPVIGACSGHAIAKGAFILLSVDHRIGVEGPFKLGLNEVAIGMTMHHAGIEIARHRLAPPHFYRSVINAEIYNPEGAVEAGFLDEVVAQDKLLERANELASHFKTLNMRAHRETKVKAKADYLALLDRCIEQDAKHLGLNG from the coding sequence GTGGCTGAACTGGTAGGTTATGAGTTGAAAGACGGCATTGCGACAATCGCCATCAGTAATGGCAAGGCGAATGCCCTGAGCCATGAGGTTTTTGAGGCCCTGAACCAGGCGCTGGACCGCGCGGAGCAGGATAAGGCCGTTGTGATTCTGACCGGCCAGCCCGGCATATTCTCAGCCGGTTACGACCTGAAAGAGATGCAGAAAGGCCCGAAAGAAGCGGTCGCGCTGGTGTCCACCGGCTCCAGACTGACTCGCCGCCTGGCTGCCTTCCCGTTGCCGGTCATCGGCGCCTGCAGCGGCCACGCCATTGCCAAGGGCGCTTTTATTCTGCTGTCAGTCGATCACCGTATTGGCGTGGAAGGGCCGTTCAAGCTGGGACTGAACGAAGTGGCCATTGGCATGACCATGCATCACGCCGGTATAGAAATAGCCAGGCACCGGCTGGCCCCGCCGCATTTCTACCGCTCGGTGATCAATGCCGAAATCTACAACCCGGAAGGTGCAGTGGAGGCGGGGTTCCTGGATGAAGTGGTTGCCCAGGACAAACTGCTCGAGCGGGCTAACGAGCTGGCAAGCCACTTCAAGACCCTGAACATGCGCGCCCACCGGGAAACCAAGGTGAAGGCCAAGGCGGACTACCTGGCCCTACTGGATCGGTGCATTGAGCAGGATGCGAAACATCTGGGACTGAATGGCTGA
- a CDS encoding histone deacetylase family protein encodes MEDAHVAGFREMKAMTTPVLVYYDTRMLGHNPHGWDPSHPAWTDAVKAMIALQYPGSNLETYSHPERPERLTAIVDRLMLDPIEGVRWVLPMAATTAQLERVHNKAYVAHIESLKGDSCWLSKDTTAVSPGSVEAACLAAGAGISAVEAVATGEARRAFCLLRPPGHHAHSDHASGFCLYNNLAVTAAHARESLGYQRVMIWDWDMHHGNGTQEIFYSDPSVLVVDSHCAAPFYPGSGLQTETGTGAGAGSQINIPLPLGIGNAALLKVFDEVVEPAARAFQPDILLVSSGFDCHYLDMTCTMDETGFAMLTQRMSDLADELCDGRLVLLLEGGYNAQALADSAHAVVKVLAGNRVK; translated from the coding sequence ATGGAAGACGCCCATGTGGCCGGCTTCAGAGAAATGAAAGCTATGACAACACCAGTATTGGTCTACTACGACACGCGGATGCTCGGCCACAATCCGCACGGATGGGACCCCAGTCATCCCGCCTGGACCGATGCGGTCAAGGCGATGATTGCCTTGCAATACCCCGGCAGTAACCTGGAAACCTACAGTCACCCGGAGCGCCCGGAACGACTGACAGCGATCGTTGATAGGCTGATGCTTGACCCAATTGAAGGGGTGCGCTGGGTGCTACCGATGGCAGCCACCACGGCTCAGCTCGAGCGAGTTCATAACAAGGCCTATGTCGCTCACATTGAGTCGTTGAAGGGTGATTCTTGCTGGCTGTCCAAAGACACCACGGCGGTGTCGCCGGGTAGTGTGGAAGCGGCTTGCTTGGCAGCTGGCGCGGGAATCAGTGCAGTCGAGGCTGTCGCGACGGGTGAGGCCCGTCGGGCGTTTTGTTTGCTGCGGCCACCAGGCCATCATGCCCACTCCGACCACGCCTCGGGTTTTTGTCTGTATAACAACCTTGCGGTTACCGCTGCCCATGCGCGTGAAAGCCTTGGCTATCAGCGAGTGATGATCTGGGACTGGGATATGCACCACGGTAACGGCACGCAGGAAATTTTCTACAGTGATCCGTCTGTTCTGGTGGTTGATAGCCACTGTGCGGCGCCCTTTTATCCGGGCAGCGGTTTACAGACTGAAACCGGCACCGGAGCGGGAGCCGGTTCTCAAATCAACATTCCTCTGCCTCTGGGTATCGGCAATGCAGCACTGCTAAAGGTGTTCGACGAGGTGGTAGAGCCCGCGGCGAGGGCATTTCAGCCTGATATTCTGCTGGTGTCTTCAGGCTTCGATTGCCATTACCTCGATATGACCTGCACCATGGATGAAACGGGCTTTGCGATGCTTACCCAGCGTATGAGCGACCTGGCAGACGAGCTGTGTGACGGCCGTTTAGTGCTTCTGCTTGAGGGCGGCTACAACGCCCAGGCCCTGGCCGATAGTGCTCATGCGGTCGTGAAGGTGCTGGCGGGTAACCGGGTAAAATAA
- the tnpA gene encoding IS66-like element accessory protein TnpA, translating to MNDLSVTKPYQRRRRFSREFKAEIVAQCLAPGASVSRIALDNGLNANMVRRWMSEAQRADKTPEFVPVKLPAATSAPSNPSVSDKRSTIRIEIPRAGGAVVVEWPAEQAHQCAALLRGLLG from the coding sequence ATGAACGACTTAAGCGTAACCAAACCCTACCAGCGCCGTCGCCGCTTTTCCCGCGAATTCAAGGCCGAGATTGTCGCCCAATGCCTGGCACCTGGTGCCTCCGTTTCCCGGATCGCCCTGGATAACGGCCTCAACGCCAACATGGTCCGGCGCTGGATGAGTGAAGCGCAGCGAGCGGATAAAACGCCGGAATTTGTACCGGTCAAACTGCCAGCGGCAACCTCAGCACCGAGCAACCCGTCGGTCTCGGACAAGCGTAGCACCATCCGTATCGAGATTCCCCGCGCCGGTGGTGCGGTTGTGGTGGAGTGGCCTGCGGAGCAGGCGCATCAATGTGCTGCTTTGCTCCGGGGCCTGTTGGGATGA
- the tnpB gene encoding IS66 family insertion sequence element accessory protein TnpB (TnpB, as the term is used for proteins encoded by IS66 family insertion elements, is considered an accessory protein, since TnpC, encoded by a neighboring gene, is a DDE family transposase.), whose translation MIRIDEIWLATEPLDMRAGPDKALARVIQVFGSARPHCAYLFANKRGNRMKVLIHDGLGIWLCARRLNRGKFHWGETWRGDQLRLTEEQLSALVQGLPWQRLGAEGVISIL comes from the coding sequence ATGATCCGTATCGACGAGATCTGGCTGGCCACCGAACCACTGGATATGCGGGCGGGGCCGGACAAGGCGCTGGCGCGAGTCATCCAGGTGTTTGGTTCGGCCAGGCCGCATTGCGCCTATCTGTTCGCCAACAAACGCGGCAACCGGATGAAGGTGCTGATCCACGATGGCCTCGGTATCTGGCTGTGTGCCCGCCGGCTGAACCGGGGCAAGTTCCACTGGGGTGAAACCTGGCGCGGTGACCAACTGCGCCTGACCGAGGAACAGTTGTCCGCTCTGGTTCAGGGCCTGCCCTGGCAGCGCCTTGGCGCGGAAGGCGTCATCTCCATCCTGTAA
- the tnpC gene encoding IS66 family transposase, protein MTQRPDINQLSADQLRALATELMDSLDAKDQVLGLKERELVRSNAIIEKLTHEVAILKRHKYARRSEQLDAVQGKLLDELIDSDLAAIEAELDQAMTEEQKAARPKQKPKRTPLPPELPRTLIHHEPDNTQCQCGCQLKRIGEDVSEKLDYVPGEFTVERHIRGKWACDKCETLIQAPVPAQVIDKGIPTSGLLAQVLVAKYADHLPLYRQERIFGRAGLEIPRSTLAEWVGACGVQLQPLADALRNTLLEHNVLHADETPVSMLAPGKKKTHKAYVWAYCTTPFSDLKATVYDFAPSRAGEHARTFLGDWPGKLVCDDYAGYKAGFGNGIIEIGCMAHARRKFYDLHEANKSELAAKALEYIGTLYEIERDTKDLPPDKRQEIRETKARPIADALHQWMLAHRQKVPDGSGTAKALDYSLKRWEALTRYLDDGAVPIDNNWVENQIRPWALGRSNWLFAGSLRSGRRAAAVMTLIQSAKLNGHDPYAYLKDVLTRLPTQKNNAIDELLPHNWKPAIPDKV, encoded by the coding sequence ATGACTCAGCGCCCCGATATCAACCAACTCTCTGCCGATCAGCTCCGTGCCCTGGCGACGGAACTGATGGACTCTCTAGACGCCAAGGATCAAGTCTTGGGCCTGAAGGAGCGAGAGTTGGTGCGCAGCAACGCCATCATCGAGAAGCTGACTCACGAAGTAGCCATCCTCAAGCGCCACAAGTACGCCCGGCGCAGCGAGCAACTGGACGCCGTTCAGGGCAAGCTGCTGGATGAATTGATCGACAGCGACCTGGCGGCGATCGAAGCCGAGCTGGACCAGGCGATGACCGAGGAGCAGAAGGCTGCCCGGCCCAAGCAAAAGCCCAAGCGTACACCGCTGCCACCGGAACTGCCCCGTACCCTGATCCACCACGAACCGGACAATACCCAATGCCAGTGTGGCTGCCAGCTCAAGCGCATTGGCGAGGACGTCAGTGAGAAGCTGGATTATGTCCCCGGCGAGTTCACGGTGGAGCGCCACATCCGGGGCAAGTGGGCCTGCGACAAATGCGAGACGCTGATCCAGGCACCGGTACCGGCGCAGGTGATCGATAAGGGAATACCTACCTCCGGTCTGTTGGCTCAGGTCCTGGTGGCCAAGTACGCCGACCACTTGCCGCTGTACCGCCAGGAACGCATCTTCGGCCGTGCCGGCCTGGAAATCCCGCGCTCCACTCTGGCCGAATGGGTCGGTGCCTGCGGTGTGCAGTTGCAGCCCCTGGCGGATGCACTGCGAAACACCTTGCTGGAACACAACGTTCTGCATGCCGATGAAACCCCGGTGAGCATGCTGGCTCCGGGCAAGAAGAAAACCCACAAAGCCTACGTCTGGGCCTACTGCACCACGCCGTTCTCAGATCTGAAAGCCACCGTTTACGACTTCGCGCCCAGCCGCGCGGGCGAACACGCCCGCACCTTCCTGGGCGACTGGCCGGGCAAGCTGGTGTGTGATGATTATGCTGGCTACAAGGCCGGGTTCGGCAACGGCATCATCGAAATCGGCTGCATGGCCCACGCCCGACGCAAGTTCTACGACCTGCACGAAGCCAACAAGAGTGAGTTGGCGGCCAAAGCCCTGGAATACATCGGTACCCTCTACGAGATCGAGCGGGATACCAAAGACCTGCCACCGGACAAACGGCAGGAGATCCGGGAAACAAAAGCCCGACCGATTGCTGACGCCTTGCATCAATGGATGCTGGCCCACCGACAGAAAGTGCCGGATGGCTCCGGCACAGCCAAAGCCCTGGATTACAGCCTCAAACGCTGGGAAGCGCTGACGCGCTACCTGGACGATGGTGCTGTGCCCATCGATAACAACTGGGTGGAAAACCAGATCCGGCCCTGGGCGCTGGGCCGTTCCAACTGGCTGTTCGCGGGATCACTACGCAGTGGCCGGCGTGCTGCGGCGGTCATGACTCTGATCCAGTCAGCCAAGCTGAACGGGCATGATCCCTATGCCTACCTCAAAGATGTGCTGACCCGCCTGCCGACGCAGAAAAACAACGCCATCGACGAGCTATTGCCCCACAACTGGAAGCCGGCTATACCTGACAAGGTGTGA